The following proteins come from a genomic window of Macadamia integrifolia cultivar HAES 741 chromosome 14, SCU_Mint_v3, whole genome shotgun sequence:
- the LOC122061484 gene encoding F-box/kelch-repeat protein At3g61590-like — protein sequence MEGETSWITDCFDDIGQRFTDISEFESFSEISDDGNNVNPVVSIDFILPDDLLERILAYLPIASIFRAGCVCKRWNEIVNSRRLNVLTQKPWYFMFTSSDEPIGYAYDPVLRKWYGLELPRIETSNWFIASSCGLICFMDNESKSQLFVCNPITKDYKRLDEPSDLKHSDYSALAISVNRVTHSYIVAIAKSKQVPGNFLQWDISIDVYDSETMTWVTSARDVLMGWRGGDESVICDGVLYFLIYSTGGGMGWLDRHGLIMYDLSSRSPHGMLERILVPCSLTCGRLMNLKDKLVMVGGIGKPDRPDIIKGIGIWTLNGKEWQEVSRMPHKFFQGFGEFDDVFTSSGTDDLIYIQSYGAPALLVFDMNQKQWKWSQKCPVTKRFPLQLFTGFCFEPRLEVAP from the coding sequence ATGGAGGGGGAAACATCATGGATCACTGACTGCTTTGATGACATTGGGCAGAGATTTACAGATATTTCAGAGTTTGAGTCATTCTCAGAAATCAGCGATGACGGCAATAATGTAAACCCAGTGGTTTCCATAGATTTTATTCTTCCTGATGACTTATTGGAACGAATCCTTGCCTATCTCCCTATTGCAAGCATCTTTAGAGCAGGTTGTGTGTGTAAAAGATGGAATGAGATTGTGAATTCCAGAAGGTTAAATGTTTTAACCCAGAAACCGTGGTACTTCATGTTTACCAGCTCTGATGAACCAATAGGGTATGCCTATGATCCAGTCCTCCGGAAATGGTATGGTTTGGAGCTCCCCCGCATTGAGACGTCTAACTGGTTCATTGCTTCTTCTTGTGGGTTGATCTGCTTCATGGACAATGAGAGTAAAAGCCAGCTATTTGTCTGTAACCCTATTACGAAAGATTATAAGAGGCTTGATGAGCCTTCGGATTTGAAACATTCCGACTACAGTGCTCTTGCAATCTCAGTTAACAGGGTGACTCACAGTTACATTGTTGCGATTGCAAAATCCAAGCAGGTTCCTGGTAATTTCTTACAGTGGGATATTTCTATCGATGTTTACGACTCAGAAACAATGACATGGGTGACTTCTGCTAGAGACGTTTTGATGGGGTGGAGAGGAGGCGATGAGAGTGTGATCTGTGATGGGGTTCTGTATTTCTTGATTTACTCAACTGGAGGTGGCATGGGTTGGCTTGACCGTCATGGCCTGATTATGTATGATCTCTCTAGCCGATCTCCCCATGGTATGCTAGAGCGTATTCTTGTGCCCTGCTCTCTCACCTGTGGCCGCCTGATGAACCTTAAGGATAAGTTGGTGATGGTAGGTGGGATCGGGAAACCAGACCGACCAGACATAATAAAGGGGATCGGCATTTGGACTCTCAATGGAAAAGAGTGGCAAGAGGTTTCAAGGATGCCCCACAAGTTCTTTCAAGGATTTGGGGAGTTTGATGATGTCTTTACTAGTAGCGGAACTGATGATCTCATTTATATCCAGAGTTATGGAGCACCagctcttcttgtgtttgatatgAACCAGAAGCAATGGAAGTGGTCACAGAAGTGCCCTGTGACAAAGAGGTTCCCACTTCAGCTCTTCACTGGTTTTTGCTTTGAACCAAGGCTTGAAGTTGCTCCATGA